CGCGCCTCTGGTGCCAGCGGGGTTGTCGCCTGATAGTCGAGGTAGATCACGCCGCCGCCTGCTGCGCCAGCGGTCGCCATGCTTCGAGGAAGCGACCGATGTCCTCCTCGGTCGTATCGCGCCCGATCGATACCCGGATCACCTCGCCCGCCGCCTTTTCGTCAATGCCCATCGCAGTCAGGACATGGCTGGCCTTCAGCGATCCCGAAGAGCAGGCGCTCCCCGCCGAAACCGCGATGCCCGCCGCGTCCAGCCGGATCAGCTGCGCCGCCGCCGAAAATCCGGGAATGCGATAGGACCCGATGGTGGCAATGCGCGGGCTGGCGGCAGCGATAACTTGGCCGCCCGAGTCGATCACCGCATCCTCCAGCATGGCGCGAAGGCGGAGCGCCTCGTCCATCCAGTCGTGCCCCATCTCCAGCGCCGTCGCCATCGCCATCGCGCCCGCCACGTTCTCCGTACCGCCCCGATAGCCGCGTTCCTGCCCGCCGCTAGGCGCGATCAGGCCGAGGTCGCGGACCAGCAATGCGCCGATCCCCGGCGGCCCACCAAATTTGTGCGCACTGATCGCGGCCATGTCGCACGGCGGTAGGGCAACTTTGCCCGCCCCCTGCGCGCAATCGGCCAACAGCACGCCGCCCTGCGCCCGCACGACATCGTAGAGCACACCCAAAGGCTGCATCACGCCCGTCTCGTTGTTCACTTGCTGCACGGCCACCAGCGTATCCATCGCATCCTGCACCGCATCGGCAGCCACCAATCCGCCCGCATCGACCGGAATGAAGCGCGCACCCGGCGCTTGCCGCGTAACCGCCTCGTGCTCCACCGCGCTGACCATCCTGCGTGTCGCGTGCGACCGGCCCAGTGCAATGCCCAGAGCCTCGCTCGCCCCGCTTGTAAAGATGACCTCGCCCGACCAGCCCAGCGCCCGCGCCACCCGTTCGCGCGCATTTTCGAGTGCGCGCCGCGCCGCGCGGCCCGCTGCGTGCGGGCTGGACGGGTTGGCCGAAAGCACCAGCCCTTCGCGCATGGCCTCCAGCGCCTCAGCCAGCACCAGGGCCGTCGCCGCGTGATCCAGGTAAGTTCGCATTCGAGGGTCTAGACCAATCCGCTTCGTTTCAGGGCAGGCAAAACAGTAGTATTCGCCCGCAATTGCCTTTACGCGCGCGGTTTCTATATAGGCTTCGCACCAAAGTCACACCCCGCCCCGGTTTCTGTGTGACTGGCCGAATTTTTTCAAAGCGAGGATCCACTTGCCCTCCGTAATCTTTCCCGGACCAGAAGGTCGCCTCGAAGGTCGCTTTCACCCTGCCCCCCGCCCGCGCGCTCCGCTGGCGATGATCCTGCACCCGCACCCGCAGGGCGGCGGCACGATGAATGAGCGGATTACGCAGGCGCTGTTCAAGGACTTCGTGTCGCGCGGCTTTGCCGTGCTGCGTTTCAACTTCCGCGGCGTGGGCCGCAGCCAAGGCAGCTTCGACAACGGTATCGGCGAATTGTCCGACGCCGCCGCCGCGTTGGACTGGGTGCAGACCATCCATCCAGAGGCGCAGGTGACGTGGATCGCGGGCGTTTCGTTCGGCGCGCTGATCGGCATGCAGCTGATGATGCGCCGCCCGGAAATCCGCGGCTTCATCTCGATCGCGCCGCCCGCGAACATGTACGATTTCTCATTCCTCGCCCCCTGCCCTGCTTCGGGCATCATCATTCAGGGTGCGGCGGATACGGTGGTGACGCCGAACGCGGTGCAAAAGCTGGTCGACAAGCTGCGCACGCAAAAGCACATCACGATCCACCATGACG
The sequence above is a segment of the Croceicoccus naphthovorans genome. Coding sequences within it:
- a CDS encoding cysteine desulfurase family protein, producing the protein MRTYLDHAATALVLAEALEAMREGLVLSANPSSPHAAGRAARRALENARERVARALGWSGEVIFTSGASEALGIALGRSHATRRMVSAVEHEAVTRQAPGARFIPVDAGGLVAADAVQDAMDTLVAVQQVNNETGVMQPLGVLYDVVRAQGGVLLADCAQGAGKVALPPCDMAAISAHKFGGPPGIGALLVRDLGLIAPSGGQERGYRGGTENVAGAMAMATALEMGHDWMDEALRLRAMLEDAVIDSGGQVIAAASPRIATIGSYRIPGFSAAAQLIRLDAAGIAVSAGSACSSGSLKASHVLTAMGIDEKAAGEVIRVSIGRDTTEEDIGRFLEAWRPLAQQAAA
- a CDS encoding alpha/beta hydrolase, producing MPSVIFPGPEGRLEGRFHPAPRPRAPLAMILHPHPQGGGTMNERITQALFKDFVSRGFAVLRFNFRGVGRSQGSFDNGIGELSDAAAALDWVQTIHPEAQVTWIAGVSFGALIGMQLMMRRPEIRGFISIAPPANMYDFSFLAPCPASGIIIQGAADTVVTPNAVQKLVDKLRTQKHITIHHDEIPRANHFFEHEFDELMRSVDNYLNFRLNPDCPIR